The following are from one region of the Candidatus Binataceae bacterium genome:
- a CDS encoding MoxR family ATPase: protein MFSSIEDVIERFAQNNYIASRRIATVVYLASAMKKPILVEGPAGVGKTDLAKVLAASLGLDMIRLQCYEGLDEGKALYEWEYAKQLLYTQILKDKIGEVLEGAKGMKEAVDRIAREDEVFFSERFVLPRPLLKAISSEKQSVLLIDEIDKADAEFEAFLLELLSDFQVTVPELGTLKAKHLPLVILTSNNAREMSDALKRRCLHLYIDFPDRAQELAIIKLKVPEAAQKLADEVVTVVQSLRKLDLKKTPGISETLDWVKALTLLNVQNLDQELVNETLDTIVKYEGDVRKAQEELKDYVRRVRARRGGTETGSDKDLLN, encoded by the coding sequence TCTCGCAAGCGCGATGAAGAAGCCGATCCTCGTTGAAGGTCCGGCCGGAGTTGGCAAAACCGATCTCGCCAAGGTGCTCGCCGCATCGCTGGGTCTCGATATGATCCGGCTCCAGTGCTACGAGGGCCTCGACGAAGGCAAGGCGCTCTACGAATGGGAGTATGCCAAGCAGCTTCTCTATACTCAGATCCTGAAAGATAAAATTGGCGAGGTGCTGGAAGGCGCCAAGGGCATGAAAGAGGCGGTCGATCGGATCGCGCGCGAAGACGAAGTCTTCTTCTCGGAGCGCTTCGTGCTGCCGCGTCCGCTGCTCAAGGCGATCTCGAGCGAGAAGCAGAGCGTGCTTCTGATCGACGAGATCGACAAGGCCGACGCCGAGTTCGAGGCCTTCCTGCTCGAGCTGTTGTCGGATTTCCAGGTCACCGTGCCTGAGCTCGGAACCCTCAAGGCCAAGCATCTGCCGCTCGTCATCCTCACCTCGAACAACGCGCGCGAGATGTCCGACGCGCTCAAGCGCCGATGCCTTCATCTATATATCGACTTCCCCGATCGCGCCCAGGAACTCGCGATCATCAAGCTCAAGGTGCCCGAAGCCGCGCAGAAGCTGGCCGATGAAGTTGTCACCGTCGTGCAGTCGCTGCGCAAGCTCGATCTCAAGAAGACGCCCGGCATCAGCGAGACGCTCGATTGGGTAAAGGCGCTCACGCTGCTCAACGTGCAGAATCTCGATCAGGAGCTGGTGAACGAGACGCTCGACACGATCGTCAAGTACGAAGGCGACGTGCGCAAAGCGCAGGAAGAGCTCAAGGATTACGTCCGGCGGGTGCGCGCGCGACGCGGCGGCACCGAGACCGGCAGCGACAAGGATTTGCTGAACTAG
- a CDS encoding VWA domain-containing protein, with product MQEKLVEFANLLRENGVRVSLAETLDAFGASEVTGLGERDIFRSALRSTMIKRASELPVFEELFDVYFSGLGEIIKQASQAVQNALSMSDKEFQKFLEDIEEMLKKEGKNLSELAKQLLENNSGAIEKALQEAARAVKLQGIERTIEENYFARALARQLGLDKIEAEIKELREQLEKMDMGSALKAKMEEYLERRLKALEDIIRRYVRMEREKRDIKQKDDPRQSQIGEKSFYYLTEEELRKMNEAVLRLAQRLKNVITVRRKRAKKGRFDIKRTLRSNLQTGGVPFKLRFERRKKEKPQVVILCDVSDSVRNASRFMLQFVYSLQDLYSRVRSYIFVADIGEVTDHFRNNDVKDALDVALKGDIINVYAHSNFGYAFRSFVSDHIGAINKRTTVIVLGDARNNYNLPHDWCLREIKQRAKRVIWLNPESRNTWGFGDSEMDRYAVHCDLVEECRNLNQLYRVVDRLVAS from the coding sequence ATGCAGGAAAAACTGGTCGAATTCGCAAATTTACTCCGTGAAAACGGCGTGCGTGTATCGCTCGCCGAGACGCTCGACGCCTTCGGCGCATCGGAAGTCACCGGACTCGGAGAGCGCGATATTTTTCGCTCCGCGCTGCGCTCGACGATGATCAAGCGCGCGAGCGAGCTGCCCGTTTTCGAAGAGCTGTTCGACGTCTATTTCTCCGGCCTTGGCGAGATCATCAAGCAGGCGAGCCAGGCCGTGCAGAATGCGCTCTCGATGTCCGACAAGGAATTTCAGAAGTTCCTCGAAGACATCGAGGAGATGCTGAAGAAAGAGGGCAAGAATCTTTCCGAGCTCGCCAAGCAGCTCCTGGAGAATAATTCCGGCGCGATCGAAAAGGCGCTCCAGGAAGCGGCGCGCGCGGTCAAGCTCCAGGGGATCGAGCGCACCATCGAGGAGAATTATTTCGCCCGCGCGCTCGCCCGTCAGCTCGGTCTCGACAAGATCGAAGCCGAGATCAAAGAGCTGCGCGAGCAGCTCGAGAAGATGGACATGGGCTCCGCGCTCAAGGCGAAGATGGAAGAGTATCTCGAGCGGCGGCTGAAAGCGCTCGAGGACATCATCCGCCGCTACGTGCGGATGGAGCGCGAGAAGCGCGACATCAAGCAGAAAGACGATCCGCGCCAGAGCCAGATCGGCGAGAAGAGCTTCTACTATCTGACCGAGGAAGAGCTGCGCAAAATGAACGAGGCGGTGCTGCGCCTCGCCCAGCGCCTGAAGAACGTCATCACCGTGCGCCGCAAGCGCGCCAAGAAGGGCCGCTTCGATATCAAGCGCACGCTGCGCAGCAATCTCCAAACCGGCGGCGTGCCGTTCAAGCTGCGCTTCGAGCGGCGCAAGAAAGAGAAGCCGCAGGTCGTCATCCTGTGCGACGTGTCGGATTCGGTGCGCAACGCTTCGCGCTTCATGCTGCAGTTCGTGTACTCGCTGCAGGATCTCTACTCGCGCGTGCGCAGTTATATCTTCGTCGCGGATATCGGCGAGGTCACCGATCACTTCCGCAACAACGATGTAAAAGATGCGTTGGATGTCGCGCTCAAGGGCGATATCATCAACGTGTACGCGCATTCGAATTTCGGTTACGCATTTCGCAGTTTCGTTTCGGATCATATTGGAGCGATCAACAAGCGCACGACGGTGATCGTGCTGGGCGACGCGCGCAACAACTACAATCTGCCGCACGACTGGTGCCTGCGTGAAATCAAGCAGCGCGCCAAGCGCGTCATCTGGCTCAATCCCGAGAGCCGCAATACCTGGGGCTTCGGCGACAGCGAGATGGATCGCTACGCCGTTCATTGTGATTTGGTAGAAGAGTGCCGCAATCTCAACCAGTTGTACCGCGTGGTGGATCGCTTGGTCGCAAGCTAA
- a CDS encoding bifunctional nuclease family protein, with translation MAGHREDFILMMVGGITLDPSTKMPIVVLKDPDNKLNLPIWIGPLEATAMATELEGIKPQRPMTHDLLRNLLSEFGATVESAEITELRDNTYYARINMKTREGRALEIDSRPSDAIALALRTKSPIYVAKKVLEDSSELHESQGEATDGGGANDQNLAGVSRDKWSEILERMSPEDFKYKM, from the coding sequence ATGGCCGGTCATAGGGAAGATTTCATTCTGATGATGGTCGGTGGGATCACACTCGACCCTTCCACCAAGATGCCGATCGTCGTGCTGAAAGACCCCGACAACAAGCTCAATCTTCCCATCTGGATCGGCCCCCTCGAAGCGACTGCGATGGCGACCGAGCTCGAGGGTATCAAGCCTCAGCGCCCGATGACTCACGATCTGCTGCGCAACCTGTTGTCCGAATTTGGCGCGACGGTGGAGTCCGCCGAAATCACCGAGCTGCGCGACAATACTTACTACGCGCGGATCAATATGAAGACGCGCGAGGGCAGGGCGCTCGAGATCGATTCGCGTCCCTCCGACGCGATCGCGCTCGCGCTGCGCACCAAGTCACCCATTTACGTCGCCAAGAAGGTCCTTGAAGATTCCAGCGAGTTGCACGAGTCGCAGGGCGAGGCGACCGATGGCGGCGGCGCTAACGATCAGAACCTGGCCGGCGTATCGCGCGACAAATGGTCCGAGATTCTCGAGCGGATGTCGCCGGAAGATTTCAAATACAAAATGTAA